The Haloarcula limicola genomic sequence GCCCGACGCCACGCTCTGACGGCAGTCCCGGAGGTATCGACGGCGTACGCTCTCTCGCTATCGAGCCAGCGGGAGCGAGTAACTCCGTTCGCGCTCCAGCACGGCGTCCCACGTCGCCTCGCACTCGCAGTCGACCTGCTCGAAGACGCTGGGGTCCTGCCGAAGGTCGAAGTCCTTGATGGCCCGCTGGACGCGGTCGTCGCAGTCGCCGCAGTTGTGCGGGCCGCGGTCGCTGCCGTGACCGACGGGGTCCGAGACGACGATGACGTCCTCGTCGGCGGTCGATTCGAGCACCTCGGCGACCGACCAGAGCCACGGCGGCCGGTAGCCGCCGTCGTGGTACAGCTCCTCGACCATCGTGTAGCGCTGGACGTTACAGGGATTCATCGAGACGGTGTGACAGCCGTCGACGGCGGCGCACCGCCTGACCGATCGTTTCATGTCCTCGACGGCCTCCGACTCCGAGAGGAACGGCGGCTTCATCAGGAGATACGCCTTGATACCGGCACCGGCGTCTTCGGCCTCTTCGCACGCGTCTTCGAAGTCCGCGAAGTCGAAGTACTTGTTCACGCTGTCGTGGCGCACGCGGTCGGTCGCGGTTTCGAGGCCGACGGCCACGTCGGTGTCGAGGCCGACGTCGACGAAGTCGGCGACGCGCTCCGCCTCGACGAAATCGGGCAGGGACTCGACGACGATCCGCTCGCGGTCGGCGAACGTATCGGCGATGGCCCGCCGCGTCTCTGCGGGGACTTCCCGCTCGTCCAGGAAGCTCCCGGAGGTGTAGATCTTGATGAGACCCGACTTCCCGTCGGCGTTCTCGGTCTCGTGGTCCAGACAGTGCTGAATCTGGGCCATCAGGTCCTCGTGGGCGACGCTGCCGCCCTCGACGCTTTCGGCGACGTAGCCGCACATCGTACAGCCGCCGGCGCGCGCCCACCGGCAGCCGCCGGTGTTCAGGATGATCGTCAGGCTCTGGTACACCCCGCTCGGCGTGTTGTCCTCGTCTATCCAGACGCGGGTCGGTTCTCGCGGGTCGTACGTCGAGTCGTTTCGCGAGCGCACCTCGCGCATCACCGAGTTGTGGGCGTCCATGCCCTTGCCCTGCTCGTAGACGTCGGGACTGGGCTTGCTCATTGTGCCGGGGTAACCGACGGGCGCGTAAATCCGCTTCGACCGCTCGCTACCGGGCGTCATCTATTCTTGGGTTTCTAACTATTCGACGATTCGATAGCTGATTTCGAGCTCTCATTCCGTCTTCGGAGATGCATTCTATCGGAATTACATCGTCCGTATGCCCCGATTTCTACCTATCAGGAATCGTCTGTCATGCTAAAACGTAGAGGATTCGTAATTATCCTACTATCGAAAGGAATGTCCGTTCCGACGCTAACCGAGGGAGTAGAGGCTACACTCGTCGCCGATGTATTCGCTACTCTCATCCGCAAGTGAACCGCTGTTCGAAGTCGCTATCGCACTGGGGCTACTCTGTCTCAGTTTCGGAGCGATGCTCGCCGTCCTCACGGGAGCACACCTCCGTTCGAGAGCGATGGACTCTCTGGACGAGCGTTCGGCGGACTGGGAGCGAAACAGGGCCGACTGAGCGCAGATAGCGTTTCTCACCGCCTGTACCACAGCCACGCCGCGCCCGCGAGGCCCGCGCCGACCGCGTTGGCGAGAAAGTCGAGCCAGCTCGTCCCCCGAGAGGGAACCAACCCTTGCAGGAGTTCGATGCCTGCGCCGTAGGCGATAGCGACGCCCGCGAGCGCGGCGACGACGGTGACCTTTCGGGCGGTCCGCCCCCACGCGAGCAACCCCGTGAGCGCCCCGTAGCTGAGCGCGTGAACCCACTTGTCCGGCTGGATGCCGAGCAGCGCCGGAACCTGTCCGCTGGCACCGCTCGGCAGCGGCAGCAGCGACGTGACCAAGAGGAGGGTGGCGAACGCTATCGCGGGCAGGTGCCGTCGCGTCGCCGTCCGAGCCATACAGAGAATTAGCGAGTTCGGGCGATAAGTCGACCGGTCCACGGACCAGTTCTACATCGACCAACGGACCGGCTACAGTTTACCGCTCCTCGACGTGGCGCATCTGGACGGCGATGCCGCGCGTCGAGGACTGCATCTCGGGACCGCTCATCTCCGCGCGGCCGACGCCGAAGGCGGCGTCGCCCCGTACCACCACGTCGTCGCCGACGCGAATGTCGTCGCCGGCGTCGACGATGCCCGGCGCGAGCACCGAGCCGTGGGGGACGAACGGTTCGATCTCGACGGTTTTGGTCGGCACGTCGCTCTCGGCCCAGCGGCGAGCGCCAGCGGTGGTAAACGAGAGGACGCCGTACTGTTGGGCCAGCGTCGCCAGTTGCTCGCCGTCCTCGTCTTCCGCTCGCAGTTGCGGGTACCGCCCCGCGGTCTGGATGTCGGCGAACAGCTCGTCGCCGGCCCCCTCCCCGAACTGATAGTCGGCGACCGCTCGGATGGTGTTGGCCTCGCGGGTGGATTTCCGGTAGGTGTCCCACCCTTCGAGTTCGGCCGCGAGGTTCCCGAGCGAATCGGCCGTCGTTGGGTGGTCGGAGACGGTGTAGGTGAAGTCGAGACCGAGCGAGTCCTCGACGCGTTCGCAGATGTCGCGGTAGCCCTCGCCGGGGACGTGGGCGATTATCTCGGGGTAGTCGGCGTCTTCGAGGTAGCGTTCGAGCACTCGGGAGACGAACTCGATCTCGTTGGCGCTCCAGCGGCCCGTCACCACGGAGTCGTAGTGCTGGGCGGGGTAGGTGAGTTCGAGTTCCTGGGGGACGACGCCGATCGGCGAGGTCATCGAGACCATGTGGGCGCGCCAGTGGACGGCGTCGTGGTACTGCTTGTGGCTCTGTGAGTCGCTGTAGGGTTTGCGCGCCGAGCAGGGGACGATGACCAGCGGCCGGTCGTCGAACCGCGGGACGTAGCGCTCGGTGACGCGCTGGGCGAAGCGCTGGATCTCGACGCGCCGGATGGCGTCCTCGGTGGCCGCCGAGAGCTGCGCGCGCCGAATCAGGGGCGTGCGCTCTTCGACGTAGCCGTACTCCTGGTCGAGTCGGCGTACCGTCGCCGTCAGCCAGTTGTCCTGGCGGGCCTGTCCCTCGACGTAGTCGCGCAGGCGGCCGTCCCGAATCCGGCGACGGACCCGCCGGAGTTCCGCCGCGAGCGCGTTGACGTTGTGGGCGACGCAGTCCTCGCGGGTGAACTCCTCGCGGGGCACCTGACAGGCGGGACACGAACAAGGGAATTCCTCCAGGTCTTCGAGGAAGTACGCCTCGTCGGTCGTCAGGTAGCGGCCCTCGGTCCCGCGAATCACGGCCCGGTCCGGGTCCACCAGATCGACGCCCGCGTAGACGAGCGTGGCGACGTTGCGCGGCGTGGCGACGCCGGGGAGGTACAGCGCGGTATCGGCGGGCGTGCTCTCGCGCGTGGTCGTCACGGCGTCGACGAACGCCGCTGCATGGCCGACGTACCCCGGCGCGCCCGAGAGGACGTAGGCGTCGCTGCCGTGGTCGGTCGCGGTTCGCGGCGAGACGACGGCGGCGCTCGGGTAGTCCACGTCGGGGTAGGAACCGGCGAAGGCGTCCTCGACCTCGTCGGGCGTCCCGGCCGGTAGCCCTCGATGCGGGAGTATCGTCACCTGCGAATCGTCGCCCTCGGGTGCCTCCTGTGCCTCGGCCCAGAGCCCGCCCGCGTCGGCGAGAACGGCGTGGACGTCGCCGGGAGTCGTCGCGTCAGCGCCGTCCACCAGCGCCGGCGTCGTCACGGACTCGGCGAGGCGCAACTCGCCCAGTCGCGCGGCCCCGTCGCGCTCGTGGACCTCGAAGTAGTCGGTCATGCGGAGTCGTCGGCCGCGCGCGACCAACTATCTTGCCTTTGGACCGGCAACAGTAATCCCCGTCGCGTCCGAAGGCGGAGGTATGCGGGTCACTGTCTACGGCCAACTTCGAAGCGCCACGGGCGAGAAGACGGTGAGCGTCGACTTCGAGGGCGGGACGGTCCGCGACGCGCTGTCGGCGTTCGCCGACGAGTATCGGCGGGCCGAACGTCAGCTCTTCGAGGGCGACGACGTCGCGCCGAGCGTCCGTCTGGCCGTCGACGGGGAGGCGGTCGACCCCGACGACGACTGCCCGCCCGACGCCGAACTCGCCGTCCACCCGCCGATGCGGGGCGGGTGACCGTGCCGTGGGGTTTTGACCGTCGGGCGGTAACCGGGGGACATGGTCGGCTCACGAACCGTCACGGCGCTCGTCGGCCTCCTCGGTAGCGCAGTCGTCACCGCGGCGCTGTGGTGGTACTTCGACAGCCTGTTGATCTTCCTCTTTCTCCCGTTCGTCCCGTTCCTGTTTCGCGGGTTGGGCGGCGAGTCCGAACGCGAACTCCGGGAGTGCCCCCAATGCGGATTCCAGACCGAAGCCGCCGAGTTCGACTACTGCCCGCGGGACGGGACGCGACTGGAACGCCGGCGCTGACTCCCTGCTCTCGCCTGCCGCACGCTCATGCCGCGTTCGGGAGTAGCCGACGTGTGGAGTTAACCGATCTCATCCGGACGGATTCGGGCGCGGCGGCGACGGACGAGTCGACGAGCGACTCGTCGAGGCTGACGCCCGGACGCGCGGCGCTGCTCGGAGTGAAGGGTGGGCTCATCGCCACGGCCGTGATGACGCTGTACCGGCTCCCGCTCTTCCGCGCGCTGCCGCCGACGGCGGAGTTCTGGGCGAAGTACGTCGGGAGCGGGGAGGCCGACGAGTACTTCGCGGAGAGCCTGCTGTTGCACTTCCTCTACGGGGCCGTCGGCGGCGGACTCTTCGGAGTCGGGTTCGGTCGGTTCGACTTCGGCGGGGAGGACGAACGGCTACGCGGCGGGCTCGTCACCGGGTTCGTCTACAGTCTGTTCATGTCAGTGTTCGGGACGACAGTCGTCTTCCCGGTCCTCCTCGACGAGTCCATCGAGCACGACGAGAAGCTCGTCTTCCACGCCGGCCACGTCGTCTACGGCCTGTCGCTGGGAACCTGGCTCGGGTCCCGGAACGCCTTCGGCGAAGTGTACGAGTGAGGAGCTCAGGTGGCCGACTCGTCGTCCGCGATCGAGAGGTCGCCGAGGTCGACGGCCTCCAGTTCCTCGACGGCCGGCGCGTCGAGCACGTCGCCGTCGCAGTCGAAGCGGGAGCCGTGACACGGGCAGTCCCACGACCGCTCCCCGTCGTTCCACTCGACGAGACAGCCCAGGTGAGTGCAGCGAGCGGAGACGGCGCGTAGCTCGCCGTCCGCGTCCCGCGAGACCCCCACTGGCGTCGTGCCGTCCCTGACGACGGTCCCCTCGCCCCGGCCCAGCGACTCGACCCTCTCGGCCGGCGACGGTTCGAGGCGGTCCCCGACGAAGTGCCGCATCGAGTCGGCGTTGTAGTGGAGGAACGCCCGCATCGACGCGCCCACCTGCAGGCGGTTCGGGTCGTAGACGTCCCGCCATGACGGCTCCCGACCGAGGACGAGTTCGGAGAGCAGGCGACCGGCGGCGACGCCGTTGGTCAGCCCCCAGCCGCCGAAGCCGGTGGCGACGTAGACGTGGTCCGAGCGGGGCGTGTGCGGGCCGACGAAGGGCACCTCGTCGACGGAGGTGTAGTCCTGCGTCGACCAGCGGTATTCGATCGACTCGACGTCGAAGCGCTCGCGGGCCTGCCGTTCGAGCGCCCGATACCGCTCCTCGGTACTGCCGCCCTGCCCAGTCTGGTGGTTCTGCCCGCCGACGAGCACCATCGACTCGTCGCCGCCCGGACGGGGCCGAACCGAGAAGTACGGTTCTTCGGAGTGGTAGTACATCCCCTCGACGGGGTCGTCGCGCACCCGCGCCGCGACGACGTAGGAGCGCTTCGGATACAGGCGGCTGAAGTACAGCGCGCGGTCGACGAACGGGAAGTTGGTCGCCATGACCACGTCGTCGGCGATCAGGTCGCCGTACTCGGTCCGAACGCGGCAGGGCTCCCCGTCCTCGACGTCGAGTGCCTTCGTGTTCTCGAAGACGTAACTCCCGTCGCCCGGGATGTCCCGGGCGAGGGCGAGCAGGTACTTCCGGGGGTCGAACCGGGCCTGCTCGTCGAAGCGAACGGCCGCCTCGACGTCGTAGGGCAGCGGCGTCGATTCCGTGTAGGTGGCCGGGAGTCCCACCCGCCTCGCGGCGTCGACCTCGTCGCGGACGTCCCCGCGACTGTCGCGCGAGGTCGCGTAGGTGTAGGCGGGCGTTCGCTCGAACTCGCAGTCGATGTCGCGGGCCTCGACGGTCGCCTCCACCTCGTCGATGGCCGCCTGATTCGCCTCGGCGTACTGTCGGGCCTCCGTCGCGCCGAAGTGCTCGAGTAAGTGGTCGTACCGCAACCCGTGCAGCGAGGTGAGCTTCGCCGTCGTGTGGCCGGTCGTGTCGGTCAGGATGCGATCCCGTTCGACGAGCGCGACGGACTGGCCGGCCGCTTCGAGTCTCGTCGCCGTCGCGATACCGGCGATACCGCCGCCGACGACGACGGTGTCGACCGAGAGGTCGCGCTCCAGTTGGTCGTAGGTCGTCGGCGACGACGCATCGAGCCAGATGGATGTCGACGCCTTCGCCGGACCGCCGTCAGAGTCGATGTCGTTTCGTACCATGGACTGTCCGGGACGACAGGAGCGACCGAAAGCGCGCACTCGCTGAGAAACGCCTGCCCGATCGAGCGACGTACGAAGGTTCCAGCGGCTACTATCGTGCCCGGACGTGGTTCGGGTATCGGGCGGAAAAGTCCGAGGCAGGCACGTGCCAGGGTGGGTTTACCGACGAGCGGTGAGCGGGCGCGGCGAGGCTCAGTCTCGTCGCTCGGCCACCAGTACGCCGACCTGATCGGAGACCATCTCGACGGCCGTGACGGCGTACCCGGCGTCGGTGAAGGCGTCCGCGAGCACCCCGACCGTCGCCGGGTCGTCGACCTCGGGGCTGTAGAACGGGTCCTCGGGGTTCGGTTCGCCGAAGAACATCACGTCGCCCAGCACGATTCGGCGCGGCTCCAGCCCGGCGATGACGTCGATGGCCTCGCGCTTCTCGTCGTCGCCCAGGTGGTGCATGGCGAAGTTCGAGGTGACGATATCGACCGGGCCGTCGAAGTTCGGGTCGCGGAACCGGCCCTCGCCGAACTCGACGTTCTCGACGCCCTGCGCGTCGGCTTTCTCGCGGGCCCGTTCGAGCATCCCCCCGCTAATGTCCCGACCGACGACCGAGTCGGCGGCCTCGGCGACGCCGAGGGCGATCGCGCCCGTGCCGGTTCCCAGGTCCAGCACCGCGTCGTCGGGGCGGGGGTCGGCGTGTTCGACGACGAGGCTCGCACAGGCACGGTACTCCGGGGAGTTCTGGCTCTCGTCGTAGTCGGCGGCGTGGTCGGAGAAGCGGTCGGCGTGTTCGTCGAGGGACTTCTTCATACGTGCCGCTACGGGCGGTAGCGTGAAAGGCGTCGCGGACTCGGACGACGCCGGGGGCGGGGTGCCCCAGCGGGATCACGCGCCGGTCGCCGCGCGGGCGACGGCGCGCCGCGGCCGGCTACAGGTCGTACTGCTCGCGGACGAGGTGGTCAAGCCCCCGCGCTTCGAGGCGGTCCATCGGCGCGAGCATCGTCAGCTGGACGACCCCCGGCAGGCGACCGATCTCGACGCCGCCGGTGAACGTACAGCGCGTCCGGACTTCGCCCTCGGACATGTCCAGTAGCGCGCCCGCCCGGTCGAAGGCGTTCTCGGTGGCGTCGTTGACCGTCGCACCGGACCCGACGACCTGTATCGGTCCCATCTCCGTCTCGACGTCGACGCCGTACTCCTCGCCCAGGGCTTCTCCGGCCGCGACGTCCTCGTCGGTGTAGGGCTGGGCGATGTGAGGCAGGTCCTCCTCGTTCGGCAGGAGGACCGGGCCGTCGATGTCCAGTCCCTCGATGACCTCCACCTCGAACTCGGCGCGGCCGCTCACGTCGGTGGTGTGGAGCGCGAGTTCGCCGTCGCCCTGGTTGGCGTGCATGTCGCCGACGTAGATGCCGCCGCCGTCGACCTTCACGGGGCAGAGGAGTATCGCCCCCTCGCGGACGGCGTTGATGTCCATGTGGCCGTCGGTGCGGTCGGCGAGTTCGTCCTCGCTGTCGAGTCCCCAGTCGTGGTCCGCGCCGATGAGGAACTGCCCGAAGTCCCCGGCGTTGTGCGAGTCCGGTAGCTCGATGGGCGGCGTCGTCCCGATGTTGCCGAGGAACGGTCGGAGGTGGCCGAGCGTCCCGGGCATCTCCGAGGGCTCGTACAGCAGGATGGGGTGCTGGCGGGAGTTCTCCGGGAGCGCCATCGCCTCGTCCGCTCGCTCGGCGAGGCCGTGTGCGGCCTCGCTGTCGACCGTCAGCCCGACTTCGCCGTCGTGGTCGAACACCGCGGTGATGCCGTACTCGAAGGCGAACGAGGAGGCGTTGGCACCGCACTCCGCGCAGCGGATCGCCTCCTCGCCGGTCCCCTCGACGACGCTCTCGGGCCACTTGGCACCGCACTCTGGACACTTGTGATCGACGAACGGGTCGTCGCCGAACGCGCCCTCGCGTTCCGCCATCGACCCGGTGCTGGTGGCGACGCTCGTCACCTCGATGTCGCGGATGCGGATGGCGATGGCGTCGCCGACCGCCGCGCCGTCGACGCGGATGGGTTTCGTCACCTCGTGGCCGCCCCGGAACTCCGGGGTTATCATCGGCCCCCAGCAGGCAGGCGGCGTGTGCGTTCTGACCGTTCCGCCGTCGGCGACCGTCCCGGCCCACTCCTGCTCCGGGCCGACCAGTCCGAGCGTGTACTCGTCGACTTCGAGCTCTTGCGTGACTTGCTGTGACATACCATGATTCGGTTAGGTGTAGAACAGGATAAACGTACGCCTCGGGCTCGGTTACGCGAACGGGAAACCGGGGGAAGACGGGACGTTCCCGCTCGCTTCGCCCCTCGTTCCGACTCGAAGCCGCTCCTCTCGGTCACGCGTCCCTCGCTACTCTCTCGCGTGCAGGTCGCGAAGCCGAACCCGCTGCGGGACCCGCTCCAGCGCCGTCGCCGCCCAGTCGTCGTGGACCAGCGTGAACGACACGTCGGGGTGTAACTCGACGAGTCGGGCGACGCCATCGGCCGCGGCCTCCTGGGCCGCCCGGTCTGTCCGGTCGGGGACCTCGGCGGTCAGCGGGTACGTGTCGCCGAGTTCCCGCGGATACGGACCGAACGGCGGCCGGACGCCCCACGTCTCGTCGTAGCGGTCGTTCGACCCGCCCTCGGTCAGCAACACCTCGTCGGCGTCGATATCGAAGCGATCGAGTCGCTCGTGGTGGCGCAACACTTCCGGTCGGCGCGCGCTCTCGGCGGAGGTGTGGAAGAACGTCCCCTTCGAGACGCGGTCGGTGCGTTCGAGTTGCTCGGCGTGGTCCAGTAGCGCGCGGTAGCCGTCGAGCATCGTCGGGTGACCGCGGGCGCGGGCGTCGACGAGTTCCAGCAGCGTCCCCGAGCGGATGGCCTGTCGGACGGTCCGGATCTCGCCGTAGGTGACGTGGAGGTTGTGACGAGCGAGCAGTTCGCCGCGGACCTTCTCGGCCATCCCGGCCAGTTCCGCGGGCGTGTGGTCGGTACAGACCGGGCAGTGACACGGGAAGTACTCCATGTCGTCGAGGTGCTCGGTGCCCCGCACGGTGAGGTAGCGGTCGTCGCGAGCGTACAGCGCGTACGCCGCCGAGTCGAAGAGGTCACAGCCCAGCGCGGCGGCCATCGCGAACATCATGGGGTGGCCCGCGCCGAAGAGGTGGACCGGCCCGGACTCGCCGAGACCGCGCTTGCAGGCGGCGACGACGTCGGCGAGGTCGGCGTAGCGGTACTCGTTCATCAGCGGGACGACTGCCCCGAGCGGGAACACGTCCAGTCCCGTCGACTTGGCGTCTCTCGCGGCCCGTTCGCGAAGGTCGGGATACGTCGACCCCTGGACGGGCGCGGTGACGAGCATTTCGCCGGTGTCCGCGTCGACGGCTCGTTCGAGCCGTTCCTGTGTGGTCGCCAGTTCGGCTTCGGCCTGTTCGCGCTCCACGTCCGGCGGCGTCGGAATGTCCACGGGCGTCCCGATGTCGCTCCCGATATCGCGTTGGAACCGCAGTATCTCCTCGGTCGTCACGTCGATCTCGCCGTACTCCGAGAGCTGGAAGGAGCCGGAGTCGGTCATGATCGCGCCCGAGAAATCCAGCAGGTCGTGGAGGCCGCGGTCCAGCGCGGGGTCGCGGAGATCGTCGGAGCCGTGTAAGATGTAGCTGTTCGTGATGAGGATCTCCGCGCCGAACTCCGCTTCGAGCGTCGACGGCTCGATAGTTTGGACGTGCGGGTTCACCACGGGGAGGATGGTCGGCGTCTCGACGGTGACGCCGGCCCGCGGGACGGTCAGTTCGCCCAGCCGACCCGCGGCGTCGTAGGCGCGGACCTCGAAGTTGGTCATTGTCCGTCGTCGGCGGGGCGCGCGCCTAAGAGTTGTGTTCCGGGTCGAGAACTCACCGCTCGAACAGCGCGTAGTACATGACGCCGACCGCCGAGCGACCGTCGCGGAGGTCCCCCGACCGGACGCTCTCGACCAGTTCGTCGAACGCCGTCGTCTCGACGCGGATGGACTCGTTGAAGTCGAGGTCCTGTTCGGCACTCGGTTCACAGCCCTCGGCGACGAAGTAGTGAAAGACCGAGTCGGCGTAGCCGTTTGCCGGTTCCGCGGTGTAGAGATGCGATACCGAATCAGCCTCGTAGCCGGTCTCCTCGCGGAGCTCCCGGTCAACGGCGGCCGCGGGTTCGTCGTCGTAGCCCTCCATGCTCCCCGCCGGGAGGCCGCGGTTGAGTCGGTGGACGGCCTGTCGCCACTCCTCGATGACGACCACGTCGCCGTCACCGGTGAACGGCAGTATCACGACGCTGTCGCCCTCCCGCAGGAAGTCGAAGTCCGTCTCGCTCCCGTCGGGGAGGCGAACGTCCTCGTGAACCACGTCGAAACCCGGACAGGAGTAGGCCGTTTCGGCCGCGAGCGTCTCCCAGGCGAGGTCGTCTGACATACCGGGGCTGGGGCCGGGACCGCCAAACCGGTGACGGTCCCGGCCACAAAGTGTACCCGTCTCCCGTCCGAAAATGGGGCGGAATGAAAGCATCCACGCTCGTACTCATTTTCGGCGCTCTCCTGTTCGTGATCCCGATTCCCGGCACGTTCATCGCCGGCGCACTCGTCCTGCTGGCCGGTGCGGTCGTCCGGTGGCTCGGCTCCTGATCGGCCACGGACGAGCACGGGCAGTCCGGTCTCTCCGTAGCCGACCGTCATGCGGGGAGTTCGACACCGAACAGGTGTCTCCACACCGCTTCTGAGACAGAGAACCCGCTCGTAGCGACGCCGCTCGTCGGCGTCGCGAACTTGGGCGAACCCGTCGATACCTGTCGGCGCGATCGCGACGGCGCTCACTACGAGGCCCGGTCCTATCGAAGCCCCGACCGCACGTCGACGAAGGTGACGTATCGTCGGAGTAGATACCAGGGGGTGACCAGCAGCGCGCCCACGGCGTTCGCGTAGGCGTCCCCCAGCGAGAGATACCGGTCGGGGCGAAACGACTGACCGACCTCGATACCGATGCCGTACAGAACGGCGACGGCGACGACGGTCAGCGCGGTCCACCGTCGCTCCAACGACCAGTCAGTAGTCGCGTAGACCAGCGTTCCGGCGAGCGCCGCGTACGCGACGAGGTGTCGCCACTTATCGAGCGGAATGAGAGTCAGTTTGACGTCGTCTATCGGGGTCGCCGGCGGGGCGACGACGACTGACGTGTAGAAGATGAACCCGCCGACGAGAGCGACGGCGCTCCATCGCAACCAGCGCGGGAGCAGTGGCAGCCGAACAGTCATCGCTTGGCTTCCCTCGTCGGCACGTTCTCAAAAGCGTTTCTTCAGGCGTCGGTTCAGTAGTCGGTGAACCCGTCGGTATCGAGGTAGTTGTGCGCGACGGTGATCGCGTGGTCGGCGTGGAGGCGCTTCGGTCCCAGCGAAACCCGCTCGTCCGCTCGCTCGGCCAGCAACGCGGCTTCGTCCTCGGTGAAGTCGTGATGATCGGAGAGGACGAACAGCGGATTCGCGGGCGGGTCGACGGAGACGACCGGGTCGCCGTCCTCGTGCAGTTGGACGACGGTGCTGTCGCGGGCCGCGTCCTCCAGCGTCCCCTCGAACCCGCGGCGGGTCAGCGAGACGCCGGGCGAGGTCTCGACCGGGACGTGGCCGATGGCCTCCTCGCGCTCTTCGAGGGCGTTCCGGACGAGCGCGGCCGTCGACCGCTCGTCGGGGTTGAGTCGGCGCAGGTCGCTCCCCTCGAACGTGACCGTGTACTCGTCGGCCAACACGAGGTGGGCGCGGACGTCCTCCCGGATGTCGTGGCTCAGGAAGAAGGCGCTGTTGACACACCGACAGAGCACGTCCAGACGGCCTGCGGCCCCGGCGAGGTCGTCGAGCGAGAACTCCGGCGCTGTCGGGGCGTCGTGACCGACGACGACGAACTGGCGCATAGCTAGCGGTTTCGGCAAGCGCGGTTACGTGTATCGGATTCGGTCACCGGAGAGACGAAACGGAAGAGAATAGAGAAACCGCACTACCCCGCTCGGCCCGTACCCGGCCGAGTTACCCGTCAGTTACCTCGCGGTAATCGCTCGCGTTCAGTCGTCGCGCTGGTTTCGAAGCAGTTCCGCGTAATAGGACTGCATGACGTCGACGGCTTCCTCCCAGTGCTCCTCGCTCTTCATGTCGTGGAGCTCGATGCCGACGAGGTAGCGGGCGGGGAGCGGACCGAGACCGTGTCGGCTGGAGCCCCGCTTGTGGGGGTACTCGGGGGCGTCGAGCGCCGCGCGGACCTCGTGGAGCTGTGCGCGCATGTGGGGCGTCCAGTAGTCGCCGCCGGTCTTGTGCTTTCGCCAGCCGTCGGTGGTCGCCGTCGCGTACTCGCGGGACATGCCCACGATGTCGGCGCGGCGCTCGAGACAGTCGACGACGGGACTCCAGTCGGCGTCGTCGAGCGGGTCGCGGTCGAGCGAGCCGTCGTCCTTCACGTACGGCTCTTCGACGTCGTCTTTCGCCCACAGCGCGTCGACGTAGGCGGTCGCGGCTCGGTACGCCTCTTCCTCGGAGAGGTACGGGAACTGGTAGCGATCGACCTCGAAGAACGCCTCAATGCACGCCTCGCGCTGGCGGTCGTCGTGAGTGATGAAGCCTTTGCAGATGTTCTCTGACATGTGCTCGGCGAGGTCGTCGATGGAACGGTCGGGAGCGTCTGCAACGGTCTCGGTTCGTGCGTCCTTCTGGGTGAGTTGCGTGGATGACATCGGTTAGGTCCTGTCTAAACACATCTTGCCCGCTTTCCACCCATAAGTGTAAGCTAAC encodes the following:
- a CDS encoding archaeosine biosynthesis radical SAM protein RaSEA codes for the protein MSKPSPDVYEQGKGMDAHNSVMREVRSRNDSTYDPREPTRVWIDEDNTPSGVYQSLTIILNTGGCRWARAGGCTMCGYVAESVEGGSVAHEDLMAQIQHCLDHETENADGKSGLIKIYTSGSFLDEREVPAETRRAIADTFADRERIVVESLPDFVEAERVADFVDVGLDTDVAVGLETATDRVRHDSVNKYFDFADFEDACEEAEDAGAGIKAYLLMKPPFLSESEAVEDMKRSVRRCAAVDGCHTVSMNPCNVQRYTMVEELYHDGGYRPPWLWSVAEVLESTADEDVIVVSDPVGHGSDRGPHNCGDCDDRVQRAIKDFDLRQDPSVFEQVDCECEATWDAVLERERSYSLPLAR
- a CDS encoding VanZ family protein, with the translated sequence MARTATRRHLPAIAFATLLLVTSLLPLPSGASGQVPALLGIQPDKWVHALSYGALTGLLAWGRTARKVTVVAALAGVAIAYGAGIELLQGLVPSRGTSWLDFLANAVGAGLAGAAWLWYRR
- the arcS gene encoding archaeosine synthase subunit alpha, whose translation is MTDYFEVHERDGAARLGELRLAESVTTPALVDGADATTPGDVHAVLADAGGLWAEAQEAPEGDDSQVTILPHRGLPAGTPDEVEDAFAGSYPDVDYPSAAVVSPRTATDHGSDAYVLSGAPGYVGHAAAFVDAVTTTRESTPADTALYLPGVATPRNVATLVYAGVDLVDPDRAVIRGTEGRYLTTDEAYFLEDLEEFPCSCPACQVPREEFTREDCVAHNVNALAAELRRVRRRIRDGRLRDYVEGQARQDNWLTATVRRLDQEYGYVEERTPLIRRAQLSAATEDAIRRVEIQRFAQRVTERYVPRFDDRPLVIVPCSARKPYSDSQSHKQYHDAVHWRAHMVSMTSPIGVVPQELELTYPAQHYDSVVTGRWSANEIEFVSRVLERYLEDADYPEIIAHVPGEGYRDICERVEDSLGLDFTYTVSDHPTTADSLGNLAAELEGWDTYRKSTREANTIRAVADYQFGEGAGDELFADIQTAGRYPQLRAEDEDGEQLATLAQQYGVLSFTTAGARRWAESDVPTKTVEIEPFVPHGSVLAPGIVDAGDDIRVGDDVVVRGDAAFGVGRAEMSGPEMQSSTRGIAVQMRHVEER
- a CDS encoding MoaD/ThiS family protein, with product MRVTVYGQLRSATGEKTVSVDFEGGTVRDALSAFADEYRRAERQLFEGDDVAPSVRLAVDGEAVDPDDDCPPDAELAVHPPMRGG
- a CDS encoding zinc ribbon domain-containing protein; the protein is MVGSRTVTALVGLLGSAVVTAALWWYFDSLLIFLFLPFVPFLFRGLGGESERELRECPQCGFQTEAAEFDYCPRDGTRLERRR
- a CDS encoding FAD-dependent oxidoreductase, whose protein sequence is MVRNDIDSDGGPAKASTSIWLDASSPTTYDQLERDLSVDTVVVGGGIAGIATATRLEAAGQSVALVERDRILTDTTGHTTAKLTSLHGLRYDHLLEHFGATEARQYAEANQAAIDEVEATVEARDIDCEFERTPAYTYATSRDSRGDVRDEVDAARRVGLPATYTESTPLPYDVEAAVRFDEQARFDPRKYLLALARDIPGDGSYVFENTKALDVEDGEPCRVRTEYGDLIADDVVMATNFPFVDRALYFSRLYPKRSYVVAARVRDDPVEGMYYHSEEPYFSVRPRPGGDESMVLVGGQNHQTGQGGSTEERYRALERQARERFDVESIEYRWSTQDYTSVDEVPFVGPHTPRSDHVYVATGFGGWGLTNGVAAGRLLSELVLGREPSWRDVYDPNRLQVGASMRAFLHYNADSMRHFVGDRLEPSPAERVESLGRGEGTVVRDGTTPVGVSRDADGELRAVSARCTHLGCLVEWNDGERSWDCPCHGSRFDCDGDVLDAPAVEELEAVDLGDLSIADDESAT
- a CDS encoding class I SAM-dependent methyltransferase codes for the protein MKKSLDEHADRFSDHAADYDESQNSPEYRACASLVVEHADPRPDDAVLDLGTGTGAIALGVAEAADSVVGRDISGGMLERAREKADAQGVENVEFGEGRFRDPNFDGPVDIVTSNFAMHHLGDDEKREAIDVIAGLEPRRIVLGDVMFFGEPNPEDPFYSPEVDDPATVGVLADAFTDAGYAVTAVEMVSDQVGVLVAERRD